Proteins found in one Mycteria americana isolate JAX WOST 10 ecotype Jacksonville Zoo and Gardens chromosome 8, USCA_MyAme_1.0, whole genome shotgun sequence genomic segment:
- the LOC142413501 gene encoding ovomucoid-like isoform X1, with translation MTTAGAFVLLSFALCCFPDAAFGIEVDCSTYPNTTNEEGKEVLVCTKVLSPICGTDGVTYSNECLLCAYNIEYGTNVSKDHDGECKEVVPVNCSRYPNTTNEEGKVALLCNKDLSPVCSSDGVTYDNECLLCARNLEPGTSVGKKYDGECKKEIATVNFLFLQVDCSDYPKPVCSLEYMPLCGSDSKTYSNKCDFCNAVVDSNGTLTLSHFGKC, from the exons ATGACCACGGCAGGTGCTTTTGTGCTCCTCTCCTTTGCGCTTTGCTGCTTCCCAG atgctGCCTTTGGGATTGAG GTGGACTGCAGTACGTATCCCAACACTACAAATGAGGAAGGCAAAGAGGTGTTGGTCTGCACCAAGGTCCTCAGCCCCATCTGCGGTACTGATGGAGTCACCTACAGCAATGAGTGCCTGCTCTGTGCCTACAACAT AGAATACGGAACCAATGTCAGCAAAGACCACGATGGAGAATGCAAGGAAGTTGTCCCTGTAA ACTGCAGTAGATATCCCAACACGACAAATGAGGAAGGCAAAGTGGCGTTGCTCTGCAACAAAGACCTCAGCCCCGTCTGCAGTTCCGACGGGGTCACCTACGACAACGAGTGCCTGCTGTGTGCCCGTAACCT AGAGCCTGGAACCAGTGTTGGCAAGAAGTATGACGGTGAATGTAAGAAGGAAATTGCTACAGTAA ACTTTTTGTTTTTGCAGGTTGACTGCAGTGACTACCCGAAACCTGTCTGCTCGCTTGAGTACATGCCTCTTTGTGGCTCTGACAGCAAAACATACAGCAATAAGTGTGACTTCTGCAATGCAGTTGT GGACAGCAATGGGACTCTCACTTTAAGCCATTTTGGAAAATGCTGA
- the LOC142413501 gene encoding ovomucoid-like isoform X2, which yields MTTAGAFVLLSFALCCFPDAAFGIEVDCSTYPNTTNEEGKEVLVCTKVLSPICGTDGVTYSNECLLCAYNIEYGTNVSKDHDGECKEVVPVNCSRYPNTTNEEGKVALLCNKDLSPVCSSDGVTYDNECLLCARNLEPGTSVGKKYDGECKKEIATVDCSDYPKPVCSLEYMPLCGSDSKTYSNKCDFCNAVVDSNGTLTLSHFGKC from the exons ATGACCACGGCAGGTGCTTTTGTGCTCCTCTCCTTTGCGCTTTGCTGCTTCCCAG atgctGCCTTTGGGATTGAG GTGGACTGCAGTACGTATCCCAACACTACAAATGAGGAAGGCAAAGAGGTGTTGGTCTGCACCAAGGTCCTCAGCCCCATCTGCGGTACTGATGGAGTCACCTACAGCAATGAGTGCCTGCTCTGTGCCTACAACAT AGAATACGGAACCAATGTCAGCAAAGACCACGATGGAGAATGCAAGGAAGTTGTCCCTGTAA ACTGCAGTAGATATCCCAACACGACAAATGAGGAAGGCAAAGTGGCGTTGCTCTGCAACAAAGACCTCAGCCCCGTCTGCAGTTCCGACGGGGTCACCTACGACAACGAGTGCCTGCTGTGTGCCCGTAACCT AGAGCCTGGAACCAGTGTTGGCAAGAAGTATGACGGTGAATGTAAGAAGGAAATTGCTACA GTTGACTGCAGTGACTACCCGAAACCTGTCTGCTCGCTTGAGTACATGCCTCTTTGTGGCTCTGACAGCAAAACATACAGCAATAAGTGTGACTTCTGCAATGCAGTTGT GGACAGCAATGGGACTCTCACTTTAAGCCATTTTGGAAAATGCTGA